One stretch of Streptomyces sp. NBC_01363 DNA includes these proteins:
- a CDS encoding Rv3235 family protein: protein MSTNRTRPTGRRDQRRPEAVPPQRARTPRRVRPHHWFAERLLAVLSGQRPVHWMLGHTIGEAYDQLAELAPRTPLRARGARPVIRMCHGAQPAPGVVEACASIAAGEQVRAMAFRLEQGTDLRWRCSAVELGDEHLQTTPTR from the coding sequence ATGAGCACGAACAGGACCCGGCCCACTGGACGACGCGACCAGCGCAGGCCCGAAGCCGTACCACCACAGCGCGCCCGGACTCCCCGGCGCGTCCGCCCGCACCACTGGTTCGCCGAGCGCCTCCTGGCGGTCCTCAGCGGCCAGCGCCCGGTGCACTGGATGCTCGGACACACCATCGGCGAGGCCTACGACCAACTGGCCGAACTGGCCCCGCGCACCCCCCTCAGGGCCCGCGGCGCCCGCCCCGTCATCCGCATGTGCCACGGCGCCCAACCGGCTCCCGGGGTGGTGGAGGCCTGCGCAAGCATCGCGGCGGGCGAACAGGTACGGGCGATGGCCTTCCGCCTGGAACAGGGCACCGACCTCCGCTGGCGCTGCTCAGCGGTGGAACTCGGCGACGAACACCTACAAACGACCCCAACCCGCTAA
- a CDS encoding HAD family hydrolase, whose protein sequence is MGTHGKHRTHLVWDWNGTLLDDNDAVVGATNAAFGEVGLEPITLEQYREMYCIPIPRFYERLMGRLPTEAEWERMDGIFHRYYTEQRAACGLTEGAEELLTQWQLAGRSQSLLSMYGHDQLVPVVRGYGIERRFVRVDGRTGPSGGSKARHMERHIAALDGISAEHTVVIGDAVDDAVAAAHVGAKAVLYTGGSHSRASLEAAGVPVVDSLAEAAQLAEQLAG, encoded by the coding sequence ATGGGGACGCATGGGAAGCACCGCACTCATCTGGTCTGGGACTGGAACGGCACACTGCTCGACGACAACGACGCGGTCGTCGGTGCGACGAACGCCGCGTTCGGTGAGGTCGGCCTGGAGCCGATCACGCTTGAGCAGTACCGCGAGATGTACTGCATCCCGATCCCCCGCTTCTACGAACGGCTGATGGGCAGGCTGCCCACGGAGGCCGAGTGGGAGCGGATGGACGGGATCTTCCACCGGTACTACACCGAGCAGCGGGCCGCCTGCGGGCTCACCGAAGGCGCCGAGGAGCTGCTCACGCAGTGGCAGCTGGCCGGGCGCAGCCAGTCGCTCCTGAGCATGTACGGGCACGACCAGCTGGTCCCCGTGGTGCGGGGGTACGGCATCGAGCGGCGCTTCGTGCGGGTCGACGGGCGTACCGGGCCTTCCGGTGGCAGCAAGGCCCGGCACATGGAGCGGCACATCGCCGCCCTGGACGGGATATCCGCCGAGCACACGGTGGTCATCGGCGATGCGGTGGACGACGCCGTGGCCGCGGCCCATGTCGGTGCGAAGGCCGTGCTCTACACCGGCGGATCGCACAGCAGGGCCAGCCTGGAGGCGGCCGGGGTGCCGGTGGTGGACAGCCTGGCCGAGGCCGCGCAGCTCGCCGAGCAGCTGGCCGGATAG